A stretch of Dyella sp. BiH032 DNA encodes these proteins:
- a CDS encoding autotransporter-associated beta strand repeat-containing protein gives MNRVFRIVWSRTFNAWVVASELTGRHGKGRGRPGTSGADERASSSRVAGAWTLRLSVIAALAAAYAPQASAVDRYWDVNSGSAGSGGTGTWNTVAPYWNAASDGVAGPFYTWDNASLDNAIFAGTAGTVTLGAPITANALTFNTAGYTLTGGTLALAGTTPTITGAATINSVIAGSAGLSKAGGGTLVLSGTNTFSGGVNVNGGSLSITTDGALGAAGNGVTMAAGTGLVATGALASTRLVTLNGGTVSLGGAGVGAARFTGTGSLSMASGVTLSNAANDYDGITTFGTGGTYGFTSVGNIGEASSLGKPSTAANGLINVVAGGGLGGTLNYSGSGNVSNRDWRFGNTSSGGTALRNIGTGTLTLTGDIALTSAWAPTHSFGAVSGDMQLLGAISSASTRTVTYNGSAGRAITLGGANSYTGPTIINTITVFAPVLADSGVNSSFGTGTTGNLNLQNGTLRYTGTGGSSGRTLTSDGISAFANDGTGALSYSGIVGFVSGGTDILTLGGSYAGTNTVSGVVSGTGNLVMNGAGNWLLSGANTYAGTTTVQAGTLTAGNTQAFGASKGLVVNGGTLDINSLAITAPSLAGTGGVVQLGAGTLTLNASTGSTTYGGTIAGSGGLTKLGAGTQTLYGAHTYSGATTIGGGTLALDFAGSPSINVISGTSTLNLAGGTLAVKGTSAANTQVFNGLNVTAGNNRINATAGTGGMLTVSLGAISRSGGLIDFGYNTGATITTTQPDGALGGWATVNGTDYAQVSSGVITAFTAYANKDDASQWLNGDIVSDEGGAANTPYFGTVNGSVALGGLKYTAAAPSTVNVGAGNTLSVDGSIIVSPTAGGAAQTIQGGSLTGGAGGSPLGVLQNSSGTFGIRSTIVDNGGATGVSVGGQGTGAVMLTGANTYTGGTTVSGGTLNINSVANGGSASAIGASNSASSNLVFENGTLRYTGATSSTDRGFTLVNGGPSRTIQVDGTANLAFGGVVTSPDDAGFTKTGGGTLTLSNAANDFVGPVTVSGGLLSTGALANGGLASGIGAGSSAPANLVLQGGGGLEYTGATTSTDRGFTLSGGQGHVQVDQAGTTMTDSGTVVGAGTLYKDGPGTLVLSGNNTYTGGSTVTAGILRAGSATAFGGNGPVTVNAGATLDTATFNVGIGGLNGAGAVTLGAGSILTINGNGTFSGAISGAGVVSVLGHTEVMTGCGNTYTGATVITSAVISTDCLANGGQASGIGASSSVPSNLTLNGGTLVYTGTSTAIDRGIYLYGNGALSVSTAATTLSVSGSLQGGGQFQKQGAGSLVLSGANTYTGGTYIRGGTLRAGTTNAFGTGYMALDNTAGVLLDLNNFNTSVSYLTGGGTTGGSLSLGSGTLTITSGSSAASATYAGAISGTGSLVKSGANVEYLAGGASTYAGTTTVNGGVLSVNALADGGAASSIGASGNAASNLVINGGTLQYLGAGSSTDRLFTLGPSAASALDASGTGAVQFTNTGALAFSGTNTTQTVTLTGTSADNNSLALQLADNGTGKTSMSKTGTGTWILRNAASTYTGVTTITGGVLGVDKLANGGQASSIGQSSSAASNLVIGSGATLRYTGAGDTTDRLFTLSTGASVVESSGTGAIVFSNTGSAAYAGNGNRTLGLGGTNAGLNVMGGTIINGPGGITTVAKNDAGTWALTGTNTYTGNTVVNGGILQIGAGGTTGSIASPSVIVAAGTLAFDRSDTMTLAGTVSGAGTVVQQGTGTTVLTAANTYTGGTTITAGTLQLGNGGANGSIAGDVTDNGTLAFDRSDTYAFGGLISGTGGVTQLGSGTTVLTAANTYTGATTVQAGTLLINGDQTAATGATTVQGGGTLGGKGIIGGSVTVSGGGTLNPGDAGAAGTLTIDGSLSLEAGSAMNYQFGQANVVGGALNDLTVVHGNLALDGTLNVSATPGGSFGPGLYRIISYDGALADNGLALGTTPSGTFQVQTSVAHQVNLLNSGGLTLNFWDGPAGHGNGTVDGGTGVWQGVGGNSNWTDQSGQYNAPYADGEFAIFMGTPGTVTVDNSAGTVRSSGMQFAVDGYRVTGANIVLNTGQVIIRVGDGTAAGAGMTATIGTSMTGTGVALVKEDLGTLVLTKNNGFTGSTAINGGVVEISNNSFLGGAVATLSFDGGTLRNTSAFLLPRTTTINQGGATFDTRADLNVTRTISGAGALIKTGAGALTLSSANTYAGGTTINAGRIVVSGDANLGDASGALTFNNGVLENTASFASSRSVTLNSPGGRFLTDADLALNGVIGGTGALIKDGGGTLVLGADSGYTGGTLIQSGTLQLGSGGTSGSILGAVANNGTLVFNRSDTLAFAGQISGAGAVEQRGTGTTVLSADNSYAGPTAVRAGSLFVNGDQTLAGGDTSVDAGGTLGGKGVIGGNVTLADGATLSPGDVGAAPGTLTVKGNLAMSGASDLNVSFGQANVVGGPLNDLVQVGGDLALDGSLDVAVSSGGSFDPGIYRIIGYNGALTDNGMTIGSVPTPNYFLQTSIAHQVNLVNTAGLNVDFWDGNGARGDSQVQGGDGTWQNASGNDNWTLIDGSVNAPYQDGSFAVFGGTAGTVTVDDSLGAVNNGGMQFAVGGYRVQGDSIALAATPTVIRVGDGTMAGTGMTATIASVLTGTGGMTKSDLGTLVLAGDNTYTGGTTIAGGALQLGEGGTSGSILGDVTDNGVLAFNHSVAQTFGGTVSGTGALMQVGSGTLALTGANTYTGETIVQSGSLLVNGDQSAATGATTVRSSGTLGGTGTLGGDVRVGDGGTLSPGDAGAAGMLTINGNLTFAGTSTLDYQLGQAGTVGGALNDLTVVHGNLTLDGTLNVTPTAGGSFGAGVYRLFSYDGALTDNGLALGAVPSTDAFVQTSIAHQVNLVNSAGLTLSFWDGPGHANDGAITGGTGTWRLLDNDYWTDASGSLNAPYSNGTFAVFGGTGGTVTVDNANGQVTASGLQFQVDGYRVTGGTLALTGGASTIRVGDGTAAGADMTATIDAALSGTGMLVKDDLGTLVLSGANTYAGGTDVHAGTLQIANDGNLGSSSGNLSIDHATLHTTGDIVSNRTVGLGGAATIDTDAGTTFQLSNGIGGTGSLTKAGGGTLVLGASSYGGATTVTAGTLAAAVDNAFSASSAMTVQANATLDLAGHAQSLASLNHAGTVHFGSAPGTTLTVQGDYSGQGGTLLFNTALGDDSSVTDQLVVAGNTSGNTTVRVHNVGGAGAQTTQGIKLIDVQGASNGSFALQGDYVFQGQQAVVAGAYAYRLYQGTAGTADGDWYLRSALVNGSNNPGGPTGPGNPGDPDNPPPPLYQPGVPLYEAYAGILQQINTLDTLAQRTGDRLWSGAQADDNMKPGEGLWARVQSGDQSFRPETSTSATRYDLSTWKAEAGIDTTLSEGEGGRLVGGATLQYGRYQSNARSVYGQGRLKTEGYGIGAALTWYGESGFYVDGQARWTRYDTDLRSTTLTQLLEDGNKASGYVVGVEAGRRLRLGDQWSLIPQAQITYGKTSFDSFNDAFGAHVSQQKGNSGTGRAGVMVDYRSARQGSAGSVATHVYAIANLYRTFGDAARVDVAGTDFTTRNERLWGGFGLGTAIDWANGTYSVYGEVQGRTGLKHFGDSHEANATVGFRMRW, from the coding sequence ATGAATCGCGTATTCCGCATTGTCTGGTCGCGGACGTTTAATGCCTGGGTCGTTGCTTCCGAGCTCACTGGCCGGCATGGCAAGGGACGAGGCCGTCCCGGCACATCGGGTGCGGACGAGCGTGCGTCGTCCTCCCGCGTCGCCGGCGCCTGGACGCTTCGGCTGAGCGTGATCGCCGCACTCGCGGCGGCGTATGCACCACAGGCATCGGCCGTCGACCGCTACTGGGACGTCAACAGCGGTTCGGCGGGCAGCGGCGGCACCGGCACGTGGAATACTGTGGCGCCGTACTGGAATGCCGCCAGCGATGGCGTGGCCGGTCCGTTCTACACGTGGGACAACGCAAGTCTCGACAATGCCATCTTCGCCGGCACCGCCGGCACGGTGACGCTGGGTGCGCCGATCACGGCCAATGCACTCACGTTCAACACAGCTGGCTACACGCTCACGGGCGGCACGCTCGCGTTGGCTGGCACCACGCCGACGATCACAGGCGCTGCCACGATCAACTCCGTCATTGCCGGCAGCGCGGGGCTTAGCAAGGCCGGCGGCGGCACGCTCGTTCTCAGCGGGACAAACACTTTCAGCGGCGGCGTCAACGTCAATGGCGGGTCGCTGAGCATCACGACCGACGGCGCGCTCGGTGCCGCCGGCAACGGCGTCACCATGGCCGCGGGCACCGGCCTCGTCGCGACCGGCGCCCTGGCTTCCACACGCCTGGTCACCTTGAACGGCGGCACAGTGAGCCTCGGGGGTGCCGGCGTCGGCGCGGCGCGCTTCACGGGCACGGGAAGCCTCAGCATGGCCAGTGGTGTGACCCTGAGCAATGCCGCCAACGACTACGACGGCATCACGACATTCGGCACCGGCGGCACCTATGGTTTCACCTCGGTGGGCAACATCGGCGAAGCCAGTTCACTCGGCAAGCCGAGCACGGCCGCCAACGGCTTGATCAATGTCGTGGCCGGCGGCGGTCTCGGCGGCACGTTGAATTACAGCGGATCGGGCAATGTGTCGAACCGCGACTGGCGTTTCGGCAATACGTCCAGCGGCGGCACCGCGCTGCGCAATATCGGCACCGGCACCTTGACGCTCACCGGCGACATCGCGTTGACCAGCGCCTGGGCGCCCACTCACTCTTTCGGTGCCGTTTCCGGCGACATGCAATTGCTCGGCGCCATCAGCAGCGCCTCGACCCGCACGGTCACCTACAACGGCAGTGCGGGACGCGCGATCACGCTGGGTGGCGCCAACAGTTATACGGGTCCCACGATCATCAACACGATCACCGTGTTCGCGCCGGTGCTGGCGGACAGCGGAGTAAACAGTTCCTTCGGCACCGGCACCACCGGCAACCTGAATCTGCAGAACGGCACGTTGCGCTATACCGGCACGGGCGGATCGTCCGGACGCACGCTGACGTCGGACGGCATCAGTGCCTTCGCCAACGACGGCACTGGCGCGCTTTCCTATAGCGGCATCGTCGGCTTCGTCAGCGGTGGTACCGACATCCTGACGCTGGGCGGCAGCTATGCCGGCACAAACACCGTGAGTGGTGTCGTCTCGGGTACCGGCAACCTGGTGATGAACGGAGCGGGCAACTGGCTTCTCAGTGGCGCCAATACCTATGCCGGCACCACCACTGTGCAGGCCGGCACCCTGACGGCGGGCAATACCCAGGCGTTCGGCGCATCAAAGGGCCTCGTCGTCAACGGCGGCACCCTGGATATCAACAGCCTGGCCATCACCGCGCCATCGCTGGCCGGCACCGGCGGCGTGGTGCAGCTGGGCGCCGGCACGCTTACGTTGAATGCCTCGACAGGCAGTACCACCTATGGCGGCACCATTGCGGGCAGCGGCGGATTGACCAAGCTTGGCGCGGGCACGCAGACACTCTACGGAGCGCACACCTACAGCGGCGCCACCACGATCGGCGGTGGCACGCTGGCGCTGGATTTTGCCGGTAGTCCGAGCATCAACGTGATCAGCGGCACCTCCACGCTCAACCTTGCCGGCGGCACGCTGGCGGTGAAGGGCACGAGTGCTGCCAACACCCAGGTGTTCAATGGTCTGAACGTCACCGCCGGCAACAACCGCATCAATGCCACCGCCGGCACCGGCGGCATGCTGACGGTGAGCCTGGGCGCGATCAGCCGCAGCGGCGGCCTGATCGACTTCGGCTACAACACTGGCGCGACCATCACCACCACGCAGCCGGATGGCGCGCTCGGCGGCTGGGCGACAGTCAACGGCACCGACTATGCGCAAGTATCGAGCGGCGTGATCACCGCGTTCACGGCTTATGCCAACAAGGACGACGCCAGCCAGTGGCTCAATGGCGATATCGTCAGCGACGAGGGCGGCGCGGCGAATACGCCATACTTCGGCACCGTGAATGGCAGCGTCGCGCTGGGTGGCCTCAAGTACACGGCCGCGGCACCGTCGACGGTAAACGTGGGCGCGGGCAATACGCTTAGCGTGGACGGCAGCATCATCGTGTCGCCGACGGCGGGCGGCGCGGCGCAGACGATCCAGGGCGGCTCGCTGACCGGCGGCGCCGGCGGCAGCCCGCTCGGTGTGCTGCAGAACAGCTCCGGCACTTTCGGTATCCGCTCGACCATCGTCGATAACGGCGGCGCTACCGGTGTCAGCGTGGGCGGGCAGGGCACGGGGGCCGTGATGCTCACCGGCGCCAACACCTATACCGGTGGGACCACGGTGAGCGGCGGCACGCTGAACATCAACAGCGTTGCCAACGGCGGCTCGGCGAGTGCCATCGGTGCCTCGAACAGTGCCTCGTCCAATCTGGTCTTCGAGAACGGCACGCTGCGATACACCGGTGCGACCAGCAGCACCGATCGCGGCTTTACCCTGGTCAACGGCGGTCCGTCGCGCACGATCCAGGTGGACGGCACCGCCAACCTGGCGTTCGGCGGTGTGGTCACCAGCCCTGACGACGCCGGCTTTACCAAGACCGGTGGCGGCACCTTGACCTTGTCGAACGCGGCCAATGATTTCGTGGGCCCTGTGACGGTGAGCGGCGGCCTGCTTTCGACCGGCGCGCTGGCCAACGGCGGGCTGGCCAGCGGTATCGGCGCCGGCAGCAGCGCCCCGGCCAACCTGGTGCTGCAGGGCGGTGGCGGTCTGGAATACACGGGCGCCACCACCTCGACCGACCGCGGTTTCACATTGTCCGGTGGCCAGGGCCATGTCCAGGTCGATCAGGCCGGCACCACAATGACCGATAGCGGCACCGTGGTCGGCGCGGGCACGCTCTACAAGGATGGCCCCGGCACGCTGGTGTTGTCGGGGAACAATACCTATACCGGCGGCAGCACGGTCACCGCAGGCATTCTGCGCGCCGGTTCGGCGACGGCCTTCGGCGGCAACGGCCCCGTGACGGTCAACGCCGGCGCCACCCTGGATACAGCCACGTTCAATGTTGGCATCGGCGGATTGAACGGTGCCGGCGCTGTCACGCTGGGCGCGGGCAGCATCTTGACCATCAATGGCAACGGCACCTTCTCAGGTGCCATCAGCGGTGCGGGCGTCGTGTCGGTGCTCGGGCATACCGAGGTCATGACCGGTTGCGGCAACACTTACACCGGAGCCACGGTTATCACCTCCGCCGTGATCAGCACCGACTGCTTGGCCAATGGGGGGCAGGCGAGCGGTATCGGTGCCTCCAGCAGTGTACCGAGCAATCTGACGCTCAACGGCGGCACGCTTGTGTATACCGGTACCAGCACAGCCATCGATCGAGGCATCTATCTTTACGGCAACGGCGCACTCAGTGTCAGCACGGCCGCCACCACGCTGAGCGTGAGCGGCAGCCTCCAGGGCGGCGGGCAGTTCCAGAAGCAGGGTGCGGGCAGTCTGGTGCTGAGCGGGGCCAATACCTATACCGGGGGTACCTATATCCGCGGGGGCACGCTGCGTGCCGGTACGACCAATGCCTTCGGCACCGGCTACATGGCATTGGACAACACGGCCGGCGTGCTACTTGACCTCAACAATTTCAATACCAGCGTCAGCTATCTCACTGGCGGCGGCACGACAGGCGGCAGCCTCAGTCTCGGCAGCGGCACGCTGACGATCACCAGCGGAAGCTCGGCCGCGTCGGCGACCTATGCCGGCGCCATCTCGGGCACCGGCAGCCTGGTCAAATCGGGGGCGAATGTCGAGTATCTGGCCGGCGGCGCAAGCACTTACGCCGGCACTACCACGGTCAACGGCGGCGTGCTGTCGGTCAATGCCCTGGCCGATGGCGGCGCGGCCAGTTCGATCGGCGCATCGGGCAACGCGGCAAGCAACCTGGTGATCAACGGCGGCACCCTGCAGTACCTTGGTGCTGGCAGCAGCACGGACCGCTTGTTCACCCTGGGACCATCCGCCGCCAGCGCCCTGGATGCGTCCGGTACGGGTGCGGTGCAGTTCACCAACACCGGAGCGCTGGCCTTCAGCGGCACCAACACGACGCAGACGGTGACGCTCACGGGCACCAGCGCCGACAACAACAGCCTGGCCTTGCAGCTGGCCGACAACGGCACCGGCAAGACCTCGATGAGCAAGACCGGTACCGGCACCTGGATCCTGCGCAACGCGGCCAGCACGTACACCGGCGTCACCACCATTACCGGCGGCGTGCTCGGCGTGGACAAGCTGGCCAACGGCGGGCAGGCGAGCAGTATCGGCCAGTCCTCCAGCGCGGCTTCCAACCTGGTGATCGGCAGCGGCGCCACGCTGCGCTACACCGGTGCGGGCGATACCACCGATCGCCTGTTCACGCTGTCTACCGGCGCGAGCGTGGTCGAGTCCTCCGGCACCGGCGCTATCGTCTTCAGCAACACCGGTTCGGCCGCCTACGCGGGCAACGGCAATCGCACGCTGGGCCTCGGCGGCACCAACGCGGGCCTCAACGTGATGGGCGGCACCATCATCAATGGCCCCGGCGGCATCACTACCGTGGCGAAGAACGATGCCGGCACCTGGGCACTCACCGGCACCAATACCTACACCGGCAATACGGTGGTCAACGGCGGCATCTTGCAGATCGGCGCGGGCGGCACCACGGGCTCGATCGCCAGCCCCAGCGTGATCGTCGCAGCCGGCACCCTGGCCTTCGACCGCTCCGACACCATGACACTGGCCGGCACTGTGTCCGGCGCTGGCACGGTGGTGCAGCAGGGCACGGGCACGACGGTGCTCACCGCCGCCAACACGTATACCGGCGGCACCACCATCACAGCCGGTACACTGCAGCTGGGCAATGGCGGCGCCAACGGCAGCATCGCCGGCGACGTCACCGACAACGGCACGCTGGCGTTCGATCGTTCGGACACTTATGCGTTTGGCGGCCTGATCAGCGGTACCGGTGGCGTCACGCAGCTCGGCAGCGGTACCACCGTGCTCACCGCGGCCAACACCTACACGGGCGCAACCACGGTGCAGGCGGGCACCTTGCTGATCAATGGCGACCAGACCGCGGCCACGGGGGCGACCACGGTGCAGGGTGGCGGCACGCTGGGCGGCAAGGGCATCATCGGCGGTAGCGTGACAGTCAGCGGCGGCGGCACTCTCAACCCCGGCGACGCAGGCGCGGCGGGCACGCTCACCATCGACGGCAGCCTGAGCCTCGAAGCCGGGTCCGCGATGAATTACCAGTTCGGCCAGGCCAATGTCGTGGGCGGGGCGCTCAACGACCTGACCGTGGTGCATGGCAACCTGGCACTGGACGGCACGCTCAACGTGAGCGCGACGCCCGGCGGGAGCTTCGGGCCGGGCCTGTACCGCATCATCAGCTACGATGGCGCGCTTGCCGACAACGGCTTGGCGCTGGGCACGACGCCGAGCGGCACGTTCCAGGTGCAGACGTCGGTCGCGCACCAGGTGAATCTGCTCAACAGCGGCGGGCTGACGCTCAATTTCTGGGACGGTCCCGCCGGCCATGGCAACGGCACCGTCGATGGCGGTACCGGTGTCTGGCAAGGTGTCGGCGGCAACAGCAACTGGACCGACCAGAGCGGCCAATACAACGCACCATATGCCGACGGCGAGTTCGCCATCTTCATGGGCACGCCGGGCACCGTGACGGTGGACAATAGTGCAGGCACGGTGCGCAGCTCCGGCATGCAGTTCGCGGTGGATGGTTACCGCGTCACCGGCGCCAACATCGTGTTGAATACCGGTCAGGTGATCATCCGAGTGGGCGATGGCACGGCGGCGGGCGCGGGCATGACGGCGACCATCGGCACCTCGATGACCGGTACCGGCGTCGCTTTGGTAAAGGAAGATCTCGGCACCTTGGTGCTCACTAAGAACAACGGCTTCACGGGAAGTACCGCAATCAATGGCGGCGTGGTGGAGATATCGAACAATTCCTTTCTGGGTGGTGCCGTAGCCACGCTCAGTTTCGACGGTGGCACGCTGCGCAACACATCGGCGTTCCTTCTGCCGCGCACCACGACGATCAATCAGGGCGGTGCGACGTTCGATACCCGAGCCGACCTGAATGTCACGCGCACGATCTCCGGTGCCGGCGCGCTCATCAAGACCGGCGCCGGCGCCCTTACCCTGAGCAGCGCTAACACTTACGCCGGCGGCACCACCATCAATGCGGGCCGCATCGTCGTATCCGGCGATGCCAACCTTGGCGATGCCAGTGGCGCACTGACCTTCAACAATGGCGTGCTGGAGAACACGGCGAGCTTCGCGTCCAGCCGTAGCGTGACTTTGAACAGTCCGGGCGGCCGCTTCCTCACCGATGCCGACCTCGCGCTCAATGGTGTGATCGGCGGCACCGGCGCGCTGATCAAGGATGGCGGCGGCACTCTGGTGCTCGGTGCGGACAGTGGTTATACGGGCGGGACGCTGATCCAGTCGGGTACGTTGCAGCTGGGCAGCGGCGGCACCAGCGGTTCCATCCTCGGCGCGGTCGCCAACAACGGCACGCTGGTGTTCAATCGCTCGGACACGCTTGCCTTCGCGGGCCAGATCTCCGGCGCCGGCGCGGTGGAGCAGCGAGGCACCGGCACGACCGTGCTCAGCGCCGACAACAGCTATGCCGGCCCCACGGCAGTGCGTGCAGGCAGCCTGTTCGTCAACGGCGATCAGACGCTTGCCGGCGGCGACACCTCGGTCGACGCAGGCGGCACGCTTGGCGGCAAGGGCGTCATCGGCGGCAACGTGACGCTGGCCGATGGCGCCACGCTCAGCCCGGGCGACGTGGGCGCCGCGCCGGGCACGCTGACCGTCAAGGGCAATCTGGCGATGAGCGGCGCCAGCGATCTCAACGTCAGCTTCGGCCAGGCCAACGTGGTGGGCGGCCCGCTCAACGATCTGGTGCAGGTCGGTGGCGACCTCGCGCTCGACGGCTCGCTCGATGTCGCGGTGAGTTCGGGCGGATCGTTCGATCCGGGCATCTACCGCATCATCGGCTACAACGGCGCGCTGACCGACAACGGCATGACGATCGGCTCGGTGCCCACGCCGAACTACTTCCTGCAGACCTCGATTGCGCATCAGGTGAACCTGGTCAACACGGCCGGCCTGAACGTCGATTTCTGGGACGGCAATGGCGCGCGCGGCGACAGCCAGGTGCAGGGTGGCGATGGCACGTGGCAGAACGCCAGCGGCAACGACAACTGGACCCTGATCGACGGCAGCGTCAACGCGCCGTACCAGGATGGCTCGTTCGCCGTCTTCGGCGGCACGGCCGGCACGGTGACCGTGGATGACAGCCTGGGTGCGGTGAACAACGGCGGCATGCAGTTCGCGGTGGGCGGTTACCGCGTGCAGGGCGACAGCATCGCGCTGGCCGCGACACCGACCGTCATCCGCGTCGGCGACGGCACCATGGCCGGCACCGGCATGACGGCGACCATCGCCTCCGTGCTCACCGGCACCGGCGGCATGACCAAGTCGGACCTTGGCACGCTGGTGCTGGCCGGCGACAACACCTACACCGGCGGAACCACCATCGCCGGTGGCGCGCTGCAGCTCGGCGAGGGCGGTACGAGCGGTTCGATCCTGGGCGATGTGACCGACAACGGCGTCCTGGCGTTCAACCACTCGGTTGCCCAGACCTTCGGCGGCACGGTGTCCGGCACGGGCGCGCTGATGCAGGTGGGCAGCGGCACTCTCGCGCTCACCGGCGCCAATACGTACACCGGCGAAACCATCGTGCAGAGCGGCTCGTTGCTGGTGAATGGCGACCAGTCCGCCGCGACCGGTGCCACCACCGTGCGCAGCAGCGGCACGCTCGGCGGCACGGGCACGCTCGGTGGCGACGTGAGGGTCGGCGATGGCGGCACGCTCAGCCCGGGCGACGCGGGCGCGGCCGGCATGCTCACCATCAACGGCAACCTGACGTTCGCGGGGACCAGCACGCTCGATTACCAGCTCGGCCAGGCCGGCACGGTGGGCGGCGCGCTCAACGATCTGACCGTGGTGCACGGCAACCTCACGCTGGATGGCACGCTCAACGTCACGCCCACCGCGGGCGGCAGTTTCGGCGCGGGCGTGTATCGCCTCTTCAGCTATGACGGTGCGCTTACCGACAACGGCCTGGCGCTGGGTGCCGTGCCGTCCACGGACGCCTTCGTGCAGACATCCATCGCGCACCAGGTCAATCTGGTGAACAGCGCCGGTCTCACGCTGAGCTTCTGGGACGGCCCCGGTCATGCCAACGACGGCGCCATCACCGGCGGCACCGGCACGTGGCGCCTGCTCGACAACGACTATTGGACCGACGCGAGCGGCTCGCTCAATGCGCCTTACAGCAATGGCACGTTCGCGGTGTTCGGCGGCACGGGCGGCACGGTGACGGTGGATAACGCCAACGGCCAGGTGACGGCCTCGGGCCTGCAATTCCAGGTCGACGGTTATCGCGTGACGGGCGGCACGCTCGCACTGACCGGCGGCGCGTCGACCATCCGCGTCGGCGACGGCACGGCGGCGGGCGCGGACATGACCGCCACCATCGACGCCGCGCTGTCGGGTACCGGCATGCTGGTGAAGGACGACCTGGGCACGTTGGTGCTCTCTGGCGCCAACACCTATGCGGGCGGCACCGACGTGCACGCGGGCACGTTGCAGATCGCGAACGACGGCAATCTGGGCTCGTCCTCGGGCAATCTGTCGATCGACCACGCCACGCTGCACACCACCGGCGACATCGTCAGCAACCGCACGGTGGGCCTGGGCGGGGCCGCCACCATCGACACCGATGCCGGCACCACGTTCCAGCTGAGCAACGGCATCGGCGGCACCGGCAGCCTGACCAAGGCCGGTGGCGGCACCTTGGTCCTGGGCGCATCGAGCTACGGCGGCGCGACCACGGTGACGGCGGGCACGCTGGCCGCCGCGGTGGACAATGCGTTCAGCGCGTCCTCTGCGATGACGGTGCAGGCCAACGCCACGCTGGACCTGGCCGGCCACGCGCAGAGCCTGGCGTCACTGAATCATGCCGGCACCGTCCACTTCGGCAGTGCGCCCGGCACCACGTTGACCGTACAAGGCGACTACAGCGGGCAGGGCGGCACGCTGCTCTTCAACACCGCACTGGGCGACGACAGCTCGGTGACGGACCAACTGGTGGTCGCCGGCAACACTTCCGGCAACACCACGGTGCGCGTCCACAACGTGGGCGGCGCCGGCGCACAGACCACGCAGGGCATCAAGCTGATCGACGTGCAGGGTGCATCGAACGGCAGCTTCGCGTTGCAAGGCGACTACGTGTTCCAGGGTCAGCAGGCGGTGGTGGCCGGCGCCTACGCGTACCGCCTGTACCAAGGCACCGCCGGCACGGCCGATGGCGATTGGTACCTGCGCTCGGCGCTCGTCAACGGCAGCAACAACCCGGGCGGCCCGACCGGTCCGGGAAATCCTGGCGACCCCGACAATCCGCCGCCGCCGCTGTACCAGCCCGGTGTGCCGCTATACGAGGCCTACGCGGGCATCCTGCAGCAGATCAACACGCTGGACACGCTGGCCCAGCGCACCGGCGACCGCCTGTGGAGCGGCGCGCAGGCCGACGACAACATGAAGCCCGGCGAGGGCCTGTGGGCTCGCGTGCAAAGCGGCGACCAGAGCTTCAGGCCGGAGACCAGCACCAGCGCCACGCGTTATGACCTTTCTACCTGGAAGGCCGAAGCCGGCATCGACACCACGCTGAGCGAAGGCGAGGGCGGCAGGCTGGTCGGCGGCGCGACGCTGCAATATGGCCGCTACCAGTCGAACGCGCGCTCGGTCTATGGCCAGGGGCGCTTGAAGACCGAGGGCTACGGCATTGGCGCCGCACTCACCTGGTATGGCGAGAGCGGTTTCTACGTCGACGGCCAGGCACGCTGGACGCGCTATGACACCGACCTGCGCTCGACCACGCTCACGCAACTGCTGGAAGACGGCAACAAGGCCAGCGGCTATGTCGTCGGCGTGGAAGCGGGCCGCCGCCTCCGCCTCGGCGACCAGTGGTCGCTGATCCCGCAGGCGCAGATCACCTACGGCAAGACCAGCTTCGACAGCTTCAACGACGCGTTCGGCGCGCACGTGTCGCAGCAGAAAGGCAACAGCGGCACCGGCCGCGCCGGCGTGATGGTCGACTACCGCAGCGCCCGCCAGGGCTCGGCCGGCTCCGTCGCCACCCACGTCTACGCCATCGCAAACCTCTATCGAACCTTCGGCGACGCGGCACGGGTGGACGTGGCCGGCACTGACTTCACCACGCGCAACGAGCGTTTGTGGGGCGGTTTCGGCCTGGGCACCGCGATCGACTGGGCAAACGGCACGTACTCGGTGTACGGCGAAGTGCAGGGCAGGACGGGCCTGAAGCATTTCGGCGATTCGCACGAGGCGAATGCGACGGTGGGATTCCGGATGCGGTGGTGA